The following is a genomic window from Amycolatopsis australiensis.
ACAAGGTCCTGTTCATGGACGGCGGGGTCGTCGTCGAAGAGGGCCCGCCCGACCAGGTCATCGGGAACCCGCGGGAGGAGCGGACGAAGTCGTTCCTCGCCCGGGTGCTGAACCCGAACGCGTGACGGAAACCGTCCGGATTCGCTACTTTGAAGGCGGGTGAGGGAGGGGGGCGGCGTTTTGACGACCGAAAGCGCGTTGCCCCCGCTCGACCCGTTCGCCGGGATCCCCGACCGCCGCTACGAGGTCAAGGCCTCCGACCTGCTGAAACCGGGTAACGGCGGGCTGCTGCGCTGGCGGCGGACGGCCACGAACGCCCCGATCGTCTACGTCGAGGACGCCTACATCACCGGCACGCTCGACCTGCGCGCCGCGGACCTGAAGTACCTGTTCCGGTTCGAGCGCTGCCGGTTCGAGCACCCGCCGGACGTGCGTGAGGCGAACCTGCTCGGGCTGGTCTTCCGGAAGTGCTGGCTGCCCGGGCTCAAGGCCCGCAACATGCGCAGCCGCAACGACGTCCGGCTGATCCGCAGTGTCGTGCAGGTCGACGGCGCCGACCGGGAGATCGAGGAGACCACCGTCCAGCGCGGTGACGACCGCGAACGCGGGATGCCGAACGCCGCGGTCAACCTCACCGACGCCGTGATCGAGGGGTCGATGGTGCTGACCCGCACCGTCATCTCGCACCCGCACGGCAAGGCGATCCAGGCCGACCGGCTCGTGCTGACCGGCGCGTTGCTGGCCTACCGGATGGTCGCCAACGGCGAGGTCCGGCTCCCCGGCCTGCGGACCGGCGGTAACGTCAACTTCTCCGGCGCCACGCTGAACAACCCGGACGGCTTCGCGCTCAACGGCAACGGCCTGCACATCGGCGGCAGCCTGCTGTGCGAGGTCGACAACTACGGGCCGGCCAGCCAGCGCAAGCGCTTCTCCGCCACCGGGATCATGTACCTGCCGAGCGCGACGGTGGACAGCGACATCGTGCTGCGCGAGGCGAAGCTGACGGTGTCCCAGCAGGGGCCGATCGCCGTCGACGCGTGGAAGTCCAACGACCCGTACCTGGACCCGCGGCCGGCGCTGGTCGCCGACCGGATGCGCGTCGACGGCAACGTCGAGCTGTCGGACGGCCTGCAGGCGCTCGGCACCCTGCGCATGGTCAACGCCCGCATCGGTGGCTCGCTGCGGCTGGCCGGCGCCGAAATCAGCGTCGTGCGCGGCAAGTCGCAGCCGTACTACGACCGCGCGCTGCACCTCGACGGCACCGAGATCGGCGGCGACATCGAGGCGACGAGCCTGCGGGTGCCCACCGGGCAGCTGCGCCTGGCCGACGTCACCATCGGCGGCAACTTCCTCGCCTGGAACTCGATGTTCCGCCACCCGGGCCGGGACGTGTTCTCCGCCCGCCGGTCGCGGATCGCGGGGAACTTCCAGCTCACCGACGCCACGATCCACGGCACGCTGCGGCTGCAGGGTGTCGAGGTCGGTGGCTCGATCAATCTGGCCGGGACGCGCCTGACCGAGCCCGGCATGCGCGCGACCAGCAGTTTCTCCCTCGACGTCCGGACCGGCCGGATCGGCCGCGACCTGACCCTGCGCGACAACAACGGCCGCCCGTTCGTGGCCGAGGGCGGCGTCAACCTCGACGGCGCCCAGGTCGCCCGGCGCGTCGACCTGCGTGGCTCGCAGCTGGGCTCGCTCCCGCCGTTCAAGGTCGCGCTCGACGCCGGCGACGTCACGGCGGACGAGTTCACGCTGACGCCGAACCTGCCGCCGTCCGGCCGGGTCGTGCTGCGCCGCGCGCACTGCGGGACGCTGACCGACAACGAGGAGTTCTGGGCGGCGTCCGAGGGCATCGAGCTGGAGGACTTCCGCTACGACGCGCTGAAGAACGGCATCCGCCTCGACGACGACAAGGCGCTCGACCACCGCATCGAGCTGCTGCGCAAGGCGATGCGCGGCTACCGGCCGGGCCCGTACGACCAGCTGGCCCACATGCTCCGCGCGGCCGGGAACGAGGAGCACGCCTCGACGGTGGCGCTGCGCAAGCAGCAGTTCCGGTACGAAGCGCTGGCTCGCGGCTTCAAGTTCTTCGGCCCGGGCGTCCGGCTGTGGAGCTGGCTGCAGCGGTCGATGGTCGGCTACGGCTACCGCCCGGTGCGCGCGCTCGGCTGGCTGCTCACGCTGCTGGTGCTGGGCAGCCTGTGGTTCGGCCTCGGCTCGGACGACTGCGTGCACCTGCCGGTGACGGACCAGGCGCACCAGATCATCGCGAACGGCCCGCGGTGCGTGGTCAACCAGCAGGACACCGGCCTGCAGTGGAACCCGGTCATCTACACGGCGGACCTGCTCGTGCCGATCGTCGACTTCGGCAACAAGGGCCGCTGGTACATGCACGGCGCGGACAACTGGGTGGCGGCGGGCTTCACGGCGTCCGGCTGGATCCTGGCGACCACCGTCGCGGCCGGCGTCAGCCGCATGCTGCGTCGGGAAAACTAGGTTTCTCTAGCTTTGGCCGTAGATTGCGTTAGGGACGGTTAGTCGAGAAAGCGGGACCAGAACGGGATGTACCGCGGGCCGTCCGGCGGGGCCGTGCTGATGCCGCCTGCGGCGAACTCGCGGTTGAGGTAATCCCGCAGGTCACAGCCGTAGACGATGATGTCCGTCTGGTACACCGACAGCACCGGGTAGCCCGTCGTGCCCGGCAGGCCGGGCAGGTACCGGTGCCCGCAGACCGGCACCAGCTGCGGGACGTCGGCCAGGCGGCGGCGGGCCTCGCGGACCGCGTCCTCCGGGCCGACCGGGCGGGTGCCCCAGTCCGGGAGCCAGAAACCGTGGTGCTCGACGTCGTAGAGGACGCCGTCGACCGGCCATGCCAAACGTTTGCGGAGCTGTTCGGGGTTGCCGCAGCGCCAGTCCGGCCAGCGGTCGCCGATCGGGACGCCGGCGGCCAGGAACGTGCGGTGGTCCGCGGCGAAGCGGAAGCCGAACCGGCGCTCGACGGCGTCGAGCTCGGCCTCGGTCAGCCCGGGACGCACGGGTTCCCGGAGGTTCTCCTGCAGGTGCCGCGCCTCCTCCAAGGTGAGGGCGCCGGCCGGCTGGACGGGGGTCATGAGCTGAGCCTAAGCGGCGGCTCACCTCCCCGCGCGTCCTTTTCCGCCGGTTTCAGGGGGACCCCCATGGGGTGAGTTTGTTCTCTCATCGGCTGGACTTCGGAACACCGGCTGAACACGTGTAGTTCACTTTTGCCGTGACTGCTCCTCGACCGCAGGCCCGCGTGCGCGCCCCCGAGCTGCGCGGCGACGTCTGGCTGAACACCGGTGGCCGCCCGCTGACCCTCGCCGAGCTGCGCGGCCGGATCGTCCTGCTGGACTTCTGGACCAGCGGCTGCATCAACTGCCTCCACGTCCTCGACGAGCTGCGGCCGCTCGAAGCCGAGTTCGCGGACGTCCTCGTCACGATCGGCGTCCACTCGCCGAAGTTCCTGCACGAGGGCGAGCGCGCGTCGATCGAAGCCGCCGTCCGGCGCTACGAGGTGCACCACCCCGTGGTCAACGACCCGAAGATGGACCTGTGGTCGCAGTACGCGGTCCGCGCGTGGCCGACGCTCGTGGTCGTCGACCCGGAAGGCTACGTCGTGCACGTCGCCGCGGGCGAAGGGCACGAAGAGGCGCTTCGCCGCGTCATCGCGGACCTGGTGACGAAGCACGAAGCGAAGGGGACGCTTCGCCGCGGCGGCAGTCCGTACGTGCCGGTCGAGGAGCAGGACGGAGAGCTGCGCTTCCCGAGCAAGGCCGTGGCGACCGCGGAGGGGCGCGTCCTCGTCGCGGACACCGGCCACCACGCGATCGTCGAGTTCGCTTCGGACGGCGAGACGGTCATCCGGCGCTTCGGCAGCGGCGAACGCGGCGGCCAGGACGGCCCGTTCGACATCGCGAGCTTCGCCGAGCCGTCGGGGATCGCGCTGCTGCCGTACGACGTCGCCGAGCGGGCCGGGTACCACGCCGTGGTCGCCGACACCGCCGGTCACCGGCTGCGCGGGCTCGACCTGATCACCGGCGAGGTGACGACGGTCGCCGGCACCGGCACGCAGTGGCGCAGCGGGCCGGACTCTGGCAAGGGTGTCGAGGTCGACCTGACGAGCCCGTGGGACGTCGCCTGGTACGGCCCGGCCGGTGGGGTCGTCGTCGCGATGGCGGGCAACCACACGCTGAGCGTGTTCGACCCGGTGTCCGGGTCGATTCGCCGCTTCGCCGGGACGACGGTCGAAGGCCTCCGAGACGGCGACGTCGGCGAAGCGTTCTTCGCGCAGACGTCGGGTCTCGCCGCGGACGGCGACAAGCTGTGGCTCGTCGACGCGGAGACGTCGGCGCTGCGCTGGATCGAGCCCGACGGCGAGTCGTTCACCGTGCAGACGGCGGTCGGGATCGACCTCTTCTCCTTCGGCCACACCGACGGCCCGGCCGACAAAGCGCTCCTGCAGCACCCGCTCGGCCTCGCCGTGCTGCCCGGCGACAAGATCGCGATCGCGGACACGTACAACGGCGCCGTACGCCGCTTCGACGTCTTCACCCGCGAAGTGACCACGATCGCCACCGGGCTGCTGGAGCCGCAGGGGCTGTTGTTGCACGAGGGTGAGCTGCTGGTCGTCGAGTCGGCGGCCAACCGGATCGGCCCGCTGCCGTCGACCGAGCCGACGGTCGTCACCGGCGACGCGCACGCGGTGCGCCGTCCGCCGACCGTGCTGGCGCCGGGCGAGATCGACTTGGCGGTCGTGTTCACGGCGCCGCCGGGCGAGAAGCTGGACGACCGGTTCGGCCCGTCGACGCGGCTGGAGATCAGCGCGTCACCGCCATCGCTGCTGGCGGACGGCGTCGGCGTCGGCACGGACCTGAAGCGCAAGATCCGGCTGTCGGCGGACGCCACGGAAGGGGTCCTGCAGGTGGTGGCCCAGGCGGCGAGCTGCGACGACGGCGGCGAGCACCCGGCGTGCCGCATCACCCGCCAGGACTGGGGCGTCCCGGTCCGCCTCGCCGCGGACGGGGCGCGGGAGCTGAGCCTGGTCATGGCCGGTGAACCCGCCGAGTAGCATGCGAGCCGTGTCTGACGGGCCGAAACTCGAGATCCAGATGCTGCACGACCGGGTACTCGTGCGGCTGTCCCCGGAGGAGGGCGAGCGCCGCAGCAGCGGCGGCATCGTGATCCCCGCAACGGCACAGGTCGCGCGCCGCCTCGCCTGGGGTGATGTACTGGGCGTCGGCAACAGTGTGCGCAACGTGAAGACGGGCGACCGAGTGCTCTTCAACCCGGAGGACCAGCTGGAGGTCGAAATCCAGGGCGAAGGTCACCTGGTGATGCGCGAGCGCGACATCCACGCGGTGGCCACGGAGCGAACAGAGCACGGAACGGGGCTCTACCTGTAGGTCGAGCCCCGCGGAGGGCGGGCGCGTGACAGAGGACCAGCTGCACGACCCGGCCGCTCCACGTCCGGAGGCGCCCGCTGCTCCGGCGGCTGACGGGTCCGGTGAGTGGCCGGAAGGCGAGCCGGCGCCCCCTGGGCCTGAGTCCACGGTGGAATCACCGGCGGCGGAGCCTGCTGCGGGACCGGCGCCGGAGTGGCCGCAAAGTGAACCTGCGCCCACCGGCCCGCCCGCCGCCGAGGCCGCCGGTGGGGAGCTCTTCGCCGATGATCTTCTCGGGGATCTGCTCGAGACTCCCGCCGCTGCTCCGCTGCCCGAGACTCCCGCCCGCAAGCTCCGCAAAGGCGTTGCCCGGACCATGATGGCCATCGGCATCGCGCTCGGCCTCTTCGTCATCCTCTATGCCGTCGATCTGATCGCCAGCGCCGGTGATGTTCCGCGCGGGGTGACCGTGGCCGGGATCGACGTCGGGGGGCTCACCCATGCCGAGGCCGAGGCCAAGCTGCGCCAGCAGCTCGAGCCGCGGCTTACCCGGCCCGTCGTCGTTCATGGCGGTGATGTGCAGGCCGAGCTCGTTCCCTCGCGCTCCGGGCTCGGGCTCGACTGGCCCAACACCCTCGGGCTCGCCGGGCACCAGCCGCTCAGTCCGATCACGCGGATCATGTCCTTCTTCACCAGCCGCGAGGTCGGGGTCGCGACCCGGACCGATCCCGGCCAGATCAGCCAGGCCGTGCGCGAGCTCGCCGAGGGCAAGCTGAACCACCCCGCCACCGAAGGCGCCGTCGGGTTCACGCCCGTCGCGGGCAGCGACGGGGGCGTCACGCCCTACCCCGTCCTGCCGCGGCAGGGGCAGCAGCTGACCGATCTCGCCGGCGCCGTGCGGACCGTCACCGACCACTGGCTCGACCCCGGCGGGGTCAAGCTCGCCATGGCCATCACGCCGGTGAAGGCCACCGCGGCCGGCGTGCAGGCCGCCTACCAGCAGATCGTCGTGCCCGCGGTCGCGAAGCCCGTCGTCGTGCACGGCCAGGGCAAGGACGTTCCGCTCAAGCCCGCCACCATCGCCTCCGCGTTCCAGTTCGCCGCGGTCGAGGGCGGGGCCGTCGAGGTCCGCATCGACCAGGGCAAGCTGCAGGCCGCACTGAAGGACCCGCTCGCCGGCACCGAGACCGACGGCAAGGACGCGCAGATCGTCTTCACCGGCGACCAGCCCGCCGTCGAACCGTCCGAGGACGCCCGCAAGGTCGACTGGGAGAAGACCTTCCTGCCGCTCATCGACGTGCTCAAGAAGACCGACGGCCGGGACCTGCCCGTCGTCTACAGCGCGTCCAAGCCCAGCGTGACCACCGACGCCGCCAATGCGCTCGGCATCAAGGACGTCATCGGCGAGTTCACCACCGGCGGCCTGTCCGGGCCGGCCGCGACGAACAACCGGACGCTCGCCGCCCGCGTGTCCGGCACGATCGTCAAGCCCGGCGAGACGTTCAGCCTCGGCGCCCGCTCCGGCCCGCGCACCGCCGGCAACGGCTACGTGCCCGCCCCGGTCGACGAAGACGGCACCGGCCCGGTCGTGGTCGGTGGTGGCGTCTCACAGCTGGCGTCCACTTTGTACAACGCCGGTTACCTCGCCGGCCTCGCCGACGCCGGTCACCTCGAGCACGACCACTACCTTGACCGCTACCCCGCCGCCCGCGACGCCAAGGCCATCGACGCCGGCGGCAACCCCGTCGAGCTGAAGCTGACCAACGACACCCAGACCGGCATCGCCATCCAGGCCACCGTTTCCGGCGACTCGGTCACGGTCCGGATCTGGGGCACCCGCCACTACCGCGTCGAAAGCCAGACCGGCGCGCAAACCCCCGGCGATCCCCCGCCGGTCCAGTTCGGCGGAGCCGACGGCGAAGGCTCCTGCCTGCCGGCCATCGGCTCACCCGGCTTCAGCGTCACCGACACGCGCGTGCTCTACGACATCGCGAGCGGCGCCGAGGTACGGCGGACGTCACACACGGCAACCTACGGCCCGCGTCCGACCGTTCTCTGTTGAGTTGTCAGCGAAGGACCATGCACCCCGCCTCCTCGAACTCACGCAGCCACGCCGGCTCCCGGAAGTGCTTGTTCCACCGCAGGTCCAGTTTGTCCAACTTGGACAGCTGAGCGAGCGACGCCGGTAACGTCGTCAACGCGTTCTCCCGCAGGTCGAGCTGACGCAGCTCGCTCAGCGACCCGATCGACTCCGGCAGCGCAGTCAGCTGGTTGCCGCGGAGATGCAACTCCCGCAAGGCGCCGAGAGCGCCGATCGACTCCGGCAGCGCGCTCAGCCGGTTGCGGTACAGCCGCAGCTCGCGCAGCGACGCGAACCCGGACAGATCCCGCGGCAACGCGGTCAGCCGGTTGTCCGTGCACCCCAGGTACCGCAGCTTCCCCAAGCGGCACCAGGCATCCGGGAACGAAGTCAGCCGGTTGTCGCTGACGTACAGGTACTCCGTGAGCCCGGCCAGGTCGCCCAGCTCCTCCGGCAGCGCCTCGAACCGGTTGTGCGCGAGATCCAGCGTGTGCAGCGACTTCAGCGCCGAAATGCCCGGCGGCAGCGAAGCCAGCTGGTTCGCGGCCAGGTTCAGCACCCGCAGCTCGGTCCGCGACCAGAGCGAAGCCGGCACTGATGTGAGCGAGTTGGCGTAGAGGTCGAGCTGGGTGACGCCGGGCGGAACGTCGGGAAACTCCGCCAGCCCCTGGCCGCCGAGTTCGGGTGCCGTCATGACGGCCGCCGCGTCGACGGCAGCAGCGCCCAGGTGGCCGCGTCGTCCGGAGTGGACACCTGGATCCGCAGGCCCGGCACCTCCGACACCGCCAGCTCGGTCAGCCGGAAGTTCATCCGCCCGGCCCGCGGGTGGTGCAGCCGGCGCAGCCGCGCCCGCGGCTCCGCCACCTCCTGCCGCGCCCAGAGGTCGACGAACTCCGGGCTCAGCGCCGACAGCCGGCGGATGTCCTCTTCCCAGGACGGATCGCCGACGTGCCTGCCGTACTCGGCGCGCATCCGCGCGACCATGTGCGGCACCTCTTCGTCGTAGTTCAGCAGGAACCGCCGCGCGTTCGGCTCGGTCACGCAGCACCACAGCAGGTTCTTGTGCAGGCACGGCATGCTGTGCCACTCCCAGAACAGCTCCTCCTGCGCCGAGTTCGACGCCAGCACGTCGAACCGGCCGTTGACCACCGTGGCAGGCAACGGGTCCAGCGCGCGCAGCACCTCGCGCACCGCGTCGGGCACCACCTCGGCCGACGAGGGCAGCCGCGAAGGGGTCAGCTCGGCGAGCCGGTAGAGGTGCTCCCGCTCGATGTGGTCCATCCGCAGCGTGCGGGCGACGGCGTCGAGCACCTGCGCGCTCGCGTTGATCGGCCGCCCCTGTTCCAGCCACGTGTACCAGGTGACGCCGACACCGGCGAGCAACGCCACCTCTTCGCGGCGCAACCCGCTGAGACGGCGACGTGGGCCGGGCGCGAGCCCGACCTCTGCCGGGCCGATCCGCGCCCGGCACGCCTTGAGGAACTGGCCGAGTTCCTCCCGGCGGCTGGTGTGGACCTGCGTCTGGGTCATGCGGACATGGTGCCCGAGGGGTACGACAATTTCGACGAAGGAGGTGCTGGGAGTACCAGCATCGCCAGGCTCTCTCCGCGGACGACCGGCGAACCCCAAGGTCGGACGCATGACACTGACCACTCCTGCCCCGGCCACCCCGGACCGGGCCGCCCGGCCGGACCGGCGGCCGTGGTTCATGCTGGCCGTCCTGCTGCTCGGCCAGTTCATGGCGCTGCTCGACGTCACCGTCGTGAACGTCGCCATGACCGACATCCGCACCGACCTGCACGCGTCCGGCGCCGCGCTGCAGCTCGTCGTTTCCGGCTACACCGTGGGCTACGCGATGTTGCTGATCACCGGAGCCCGGCTGGGCGAACTGTTCGGACGGCGACGGCTGTTCGTCACCGGCGTCGTCACTTTCACCGTCTGCTCGCTGCTGTGCGGGCTCGCGCCCGGCGCGGGCTTCCTGATCGTCGCGCGGATCGCGCAAGGCGCCGGGGCGGCGTTGATGATGCCGCAGGTCATCAGCGTCATCCAGGCGCAGTTCACCGGTGCCGCGCGAGCGAAGGCGCTGAGCGCGTACACCGCCGTCATTTCGGTCGCGTTCGTGGCCGGTCAGGTGCTCGGCGGCGTCCTCGTCGGCGCGGACCTGTTCGGCACGGGCTGGCGGCCGGTCTTCCTGGTCAACGTGCCGATCGGGGTGCTCGTGGCCGTTCTCGCCGTCAAGCTGCTGCCCGGCAGCGTGGCCAAGGCGGGCCGCCGGCTCGACCTCGCCGGCCTGGCGATCGCCGTGCCCGCCGTGGTGCTGGCCGTGCTGCCGCTGGTGCTCGGACACGAAACCGGCTGGCCGGCCTGGACGTTCGTGTCGATGGCGGTGGGCGCGCTGCTGGCCGTGGTGTTCGTGGTCGTCGAACGCCGGGTGGCCGACCCGCTCGTCGATCTCGCCGTGCTCAGGATCCGCGGGGTCGCGCCGGGTTTGGCGACGCTCGCAACGGGCGTCGCGTCCTACGGCGGATTCCTCTTCTGCGTGTCGCTGCACCTGCAGTCGGGCCTTGGCAAGACGGCGATGGCCGCCGGCCTGGCGATGGCGCCGGGCGGCATCGTCTTCGGCCTGTGCGGGTTCTTCTGGAACCGGCTGCCGAGGCGGGTGCACGGGTGGCTGACCCCGTGCGGTTACGTGGGATCGGCCGTCGCCTACGCGCTGCTCGGCCTGGGCAGCGACGGCGGGACGTTGTTCTTCGTCGCCCTGGTGCTGTTCGGCCTCTCGATGGGGCCGGCGTTCGGCTCCCTGATGGTGAACGCGCTGACGCACGTCCCGCTCGAGCGCGCGGCGGATGTCAGCGGCCTGCTGACCACCACGCTGCAGCTCGGCCAGGTCGTCGGCGTGGCCACGTTCGGCAGCCTGTTCCTGACGCTGGCCGCGACGTCGTCCGCGACCGCCCTCACCACGACCATGACCTGCGCCGCCGCGCTGCTGCTCGCCGGCGCAGGCCTGTCGCTCAGGCGGTAGTGCGGTTGCCGCCCTTGACCTTGGCGTAGATGGCCGACGCCGCGATGACGCCGACGACCGCCGCGACGATCTGGAAGATGTGCCGGATCCAGTCGATGCCGGACGTGTGGCGCACGCCGAACACACCGGCCAGCCAGTTGCCGATGAACGCGGCGACGATGCCGACCACGATCGTCAGCCAGATCGGGATCTTCTGGTCTCCTGGCGCGAACAGCCTGCCCAGTACGCCCAGGATCAGGCCGACGATGATCGTCGAGATGATGCCCCAAAGTCCGCCGAGCACAGTTGCCTCCTCGGATAGCCGACAGCGTCACGGTGACACCGATCCGGCCGCCGCGCCCGTCCGGACCCACGAAGGGGTGACAACGAAAAGCCCGGCCCGGTTCGCTCGGAGGCGAACCGGGCCGGGCCGGGATCCGGGGGCGTTACCTGGTGACGCCACGGCGGCCGTAGGCGCCCGCCGCGATGCTGACACCGATCGCGGCCAGCACCACCTGAGTGAGGATTTCCAGCCAGTCGATGCCGTTGGTGTCGGCGTACCCGAGACCGCGTGCGATGGCCGTGCCGATGAACGCGGCGATGATACCGATCACAATGGTCAGCCAGATCGGGATGTTCTGCTTGCCGGGGGCGACCAGACGGCCCAGCACACCGATGATCAGCCCGACGATGAGTGCGCTGACGATGCCGGCGACAGTCATCACATTCTCCTCTCCAGGATCCGCGGACCCGGCCAATCGGGTCCGTCGGACTCGGTGAGCGGAATGCCCGCCCTGTCCGGACCTGAAACACGAAAATGGCCCCTCCCCGGCGGGAAGGGGCCATTTTCGTGACCGTCAGAACGCGGCTTCGTCGATCTCCATGAGCGCGTTGTCGGCGGCCTCCACGATGGCGCGGCGCGAGGTCAGCTCGGGCAGCACGTTCTTCGCGAAGAACGAGGCCACGGCCACCTTGCCCTCGTAGAACGGGACGTCCTTGGCGGACGCGCCCGCGTCGAGCTTGGCGATGGCGACCTCGGCGTGCTTGAGCAGCTGCCAGCCGATGAGCAGGTCGCCGACCGACATCAGCAGCCGGACCGTGTGCTGGCCGACCTTGTTGATGCTCTGCGGGTCCTCCTGCGACGCGGTGAGGTAGCCGATCATCGAGCCCAGCATGCCCTGCGTGTCCTCGAGGGCCTGCTTGAGCAGCGCGCGCTCGTTCTTCAGCCGGCCGTTGCCCGCCTCCGACTCGATGAACTTCGTGATCTCACCGGCGACGAAGGCCAGCGACTGGCCCTTGTCGCGGACGATCTTGCGGAAGAAGAAGTCCAGCGACTGGATCGCCGTGGTGCCCTCGTACAGCGAGTCGATCTTCGCGTCGCGGATGTACTGCTCGATCGGGTAGTCCTGCAGGAAGCCGGAACCGCCCAGCGTCTGCAGCGACTGCACGAGCTGCTCGGTGGCGCGCTCGGAGCCGACCCCCTTGACGATCGGCAGCAGCAGGTCGTTGACGCCGTGCGCGACCTTCTGGTCACCCTCGCCGGTCCACAGCTGATCCTGGAAGGACGCCGTGTACAGGTAGACCGCGCGGAGGCCTTCGGCGTACGCCTTCTGGAGCATCAGCGAACGCCGGACGTCCGGGTGGTGCGTGATGGTGACGCGCGGCGCGGTCTTGTTCAGCATGTTCGGCAGGTCGGCGCCCTGGACGCGCTCCTTGGCGTACTCGAGGGCGTTGAGGTAACCGGTCGACAGCGTGGCGATGGCCTTGGTCCCGACCATCATCCGGGCGTACTCGATGACCTGGAACATCTGCGCGATGCCGTCGTGCACCTCGCCGAGCAGCCAGCCCTTGGCCGGGGTGCCGTGCTGGCCGAAGGTCAGCTCGCACGTCGTCGAGGCCTTGATGCCCATCTTGTGCTCGATGTTGGTGACGAAGGCGCCGTTGCGCTCGCCCAGCT
Proteins encoded in this region:
- a CDS encoding helix-turn-helix transcriptional regulator encodes the protein MTQTQVHTSRREELGQFLKACRARIGPAEVGLAPGPRRRLSGLRREEVALLAGVGVTWYTWLEQGRPINASAQVLDAVARTLRMDHIEREHLYRLAELTPSRLPSSAEVVPDAVREVLRALDPLPATVVNGRFDVLASNSAQEELFWEWHSMPCLHKNLLWCCVTEPNARRFLLNYDEEVPHMVARMRAEYGRHVGDPSWEEDIRRLSALSPEFVDLWARQEVAEPRARLRRLHHPRAGRMNFRLTELAVSEVPGLRIQVSTPDDAATWALLPSTRRPS
- a CDS encoding oxidoreductase, giving the protein MTTESALPPLDPFAGIPDRRYEVKASDLLKPGNGGLLRWRRTATNAPIVYVEDAYITGTLDLRAADLKYLFRFERCRFEHPPDVREANLLGLVFRKCWLPGLKARNMRSRNDVRLIRSVVQVDGADREIEETTVQRGDDRERGMPNAAVNLTDAVIEGSMVLTRTVISHPHGKAIQADRLVLTGALLAYRMVANGEVRLPGLRTGGNVNFSGATLNNPDGFALNGNGLHIGGSLLCEVDNYGPASQRKRFSATGIMYLPSATVDSDIVLREAKLTVSQQGPIAVDAWKSNDPYLDPRPALVADRMRVDGNVELSDGLQALGTLRMVNARIGGSLRLAGAEISVVRGKSQPYYDRALHLDGTEIGGDIEATSLRVPTGQLRLADVTIGGNFLAWNSMFRHPGRDVFSARRSRIAGNFQLTDATIHGTLRLQGVEVGGSINLAGTRLTEPGMRATSSFSLDVRTGRIGRDLTLRDNNGRPFVAEGGVNLDGAQVARRVDLRGSQLGSLPPFKVALDAGDVTADEFTLTPNLPPSGRVVLRRAHCGTLTDNEEFWAASEGIELEDFRYDALKNGIRLDDDKALDHRIELLRKAMRGYRPGPYDQLAHMLRAAGNEEHASTVALRKQQFRYEALARGFKFFGPGVRLWSWLQRSMVGYGYRPVRALGWLLTLLVLGSLWFGLGSDDCVHLPVTDQAHQIIANGPRCVVNQQDTGLQWNPVIYTADLLVPIVDFGNKGRWYMHGADNWVAAGFTASGWILATTVAAGVSRMLRREN
- a CDS encoding NHL domain-containing thioredoxin family protein; translated protein: MRAPELRGDVWLNTGGRPLTLAELRGRIVLLDFWTSGCINCLHVLDELRPLEAEFADVLVTIGVHSPKFLHEGERASIEAAVRRYEVHHPVVNDPKMDLWSQYAVRAWPTLVVVDPEGYVVHVAAGEGHEEALRRVIADLVTKHEAKGTLRRGGSPYVPVEEQDGELRFPSKAVATAEGRVLVADTGHHAIVEFASDGETVIRRFGSGERGGQDGPFDIASFAEPSGIALLPYDVAERAGYHAVVADTAGHRLRGLDLITGEVTTVAGTGTQWRSGPDSGKGVEVDLTSPWDVAWYGPAGGVVVAMAGNHTLSVFDPVSGSIRRFAGTTVEGLRDGDVGEAFFAQTSGLAADGDKLWLVDAETSALRWIEPDGESFTVQTAVGIDLFSFGHTDGPADKALLQHPLGLAVLPGDKIAIADTYNGAVRRFDVFTREVTTIATGLLEPQGLLLHEGELLVVESAANRIGPLPSTEPTVVTGDAHAVRRPPTVLAPGEIDLAVVFTAPPGEKLDDRFGPSTRLEISASPPSLLADGVGVGTDLKRKIRLSADATEGVLQVVAQAASCDDGGEHPACRITRQDWGVPVRLAADGARELSLVMAGEPAE
- a CDS encoding leucine-rich repeat domain-containing protein, producing MTAPELGGQGLAEFPDVPPGVTQLDLYANSLTSVPASLWSRTELRVLNLAANQLASLPPGISALKSLHTLDLAHNRFEALPEELGDLAGLTEYLYVSDNRLTSFPDAWCRLGKLRYLGCTDNRLTALPRDLSGFASLRELRLYRNRLSALPESIGALGALRELHLRGNQLTALPESIGSLSELRQLDLRENALTTLPASLAQLSKLDKLDLRWNKHFREPAWLREFEEAGCMVLR
- a CDS encoding VanW family protein, with the translated sequence MESPAAEPAAGPAPEWPQSEPAPTGPPAAEAAGGELFADDLLGDLLETPAAAPLPETPARKLRKGVARTMMAIGIALGLFVILYAVDLIASAGDVPRGVTVAGIDVGGLTHAEAEAKLRQQLEPRLTRPVVVHGGDVQAELVPSRSGLGLDWPNTLGLAGHQPLSPITRIMSFFTSREVGVATRTDPGQISQAVRELAEGKLNHPATEGAVGFTPVAGSDGGVTPYPVLPRQGQQLTDLAGAVRTVTDHWLDPGGVKLAMAITPVKATAAGVQAAYQQIVVPAVAKPVVVHGQGKDVPLKPATIASAFQFAAVEGGAVEVRIDQGKLQAALKDPLAGTETDGKDAQIVFTGDQPAVEPSEDARKVDWEKTFLPLIDVLKKTDGRDLPVVYSASKPSVTTDAANALGIKDVIGEFTTGGLSGPAATNNRTLAARVSGTIVKPGETFSLGARSGPRTAGNGYVPAPVDEDGTGPVVVGGGVSQLASTLYNAGYLAGLADAGHLEHDHYLDRYPAARDAKAIDAGGNPVELKLTNDTQTGIAIQATVSGDSVTVRIWGTRHYRVESQTGAQTPGDPPPVQFGGADGEGSCLPAIGSPGFSVTDTRVLYDIASGAEVRRTSHTATYGPRPTVLC
- a CDS encoding SMI1/KNR4 family protein codes for the protein MTPVQPAGALTLEEARHLQENLREPVRPGLTEAELDAVERRFGFRFAADHRTFLAAGVPIGDRWPDWRCGNPEQLRKRLAWPVDGVLYDVEHHGFWLPDWGTRPVGPEDAVREARRRLADVPQLVPVCGHRYLPGLPGTTGYPVLSVYQTDIIVYGCDLRDYLNREFAAGGISTAPPDGPRYIPFWSRFLD
- a CDS encoding GroES family chaperonin, whose product is MRAVSDGPKLEIQMLHDRVLVRLSPEEGERRSSGGIVIPATAQVARRLAWGDVLGVGNSVRNVKTGDRVLFNPEDQLEVEIQGEGHLVMRERDIHAVATERTEHGTGLYL